A single region of the Vicia villosa cultivar HV-30 ecotype Madison, WI linkage group LG4, Vvil1.0, whole genome shotgun sequence genome encodes:
- the LOC131595823 gene encoding uncharacterized TPR repeat-containing protein At1g05150-like: MATRGTRSEKVRRIFNQFDGNQDGGLNREEMASLVGAVNPRVKFSDEQINAILDEVFRTYAEFIDGERGLTYEGLLRTYDDGAGDVDRDFEALALDLNVDEAGKAPVPVSEASSSSIVDERMAVESQKKQRTAAWAVSPNHGIVFDDTWKIVDDLEILIKRLKLKQAKDGKVKGDNFDAYSDAGWSRELGPSTEISDKRVIWDESGHDYGVFVKEVGGLRGRADSARSREEAFDGHMAIGRVLYEHQLFKEALISFKRACELQPVDVRPHFRAGNCFYVLGKYKEAKDEFLLALESAVAGGNQWAYLLPQIYVNLGISLEGEGMVLSACEYYREAAIACPTHFRALKLLGSALFGVGEYKAAVKALDEAIFMKPDYADAHCDRASALHAMGDNERAIEVFQKAIDLKPGHVDALYNLGGLYMDLGRFQRATEMYTRVLAVWPNHWRAQLNKAVSLLGAGENEEAKRALKEALKMTNRVELHDAISHLKQLQKKKNKPNGAIPGESPFVIIEPSKFKTVGEKTTVRQDLASALQIRALQKVARLSRCNVELLKKEMSERDVPVSYSGSGVPQKSIRKPNLEEILRKLLSFLKPDTFQGAVKAINERILSVLDESDSGRLDLGMFYAILAPICGGPAERRKRVAFDALLWRPMNEDGANLRKADATRYIKLLRAIYIPSQGVSELMEVHGDLDTSMVSFSEFQVMFDDPDWGFGIMPTLIKLETGDRNRHGKTMCAVCRYPIIGSRFKEIKCHFSLCSQCYSEGKVPSTFKQEEYRFKEYGNEGEAMKDKCTCFNLQSRNEK; the protein is encoded by the coding sequence ATGGCGACGAGAGGTACCAGATCGGAGAAGGTGCGGCGAATTTTCAACCAATTCGATGGGAACCAAGATGGGGGTTTGAACCGAGAAGAAATGGCGTCGCTTGTTGGTGCTGTAAACCCTAGGGTGAAATTCAGTGATGAACAAATCAACGCTATTCTTGATGAGGTTTTTAGAACCTACGCTGAATTCATTGATGGTGAGAGGGGTCTTACCTATGAGGGTCTTCTTCGTACATACGATGATGGTGCAGGTGATGTTGATAGGGATTTTGAAGCCCTTGCTCTCGACCTTAATGTTGATGAGGCTGGCAAGGCTCCGGTGCCGGTATCGGAAGCTTCGTCATCTTCGATTGTGGATGAGAGGATGGCGGTGGAGTCGCAGAAGAAGCAGAGGACGGCTGCGTGGGCGGTTTCGCCGAATCACGGGATTGTGTTTGATGACACGTGGAAGATTGTGGATGATTTAGAGATTTTGATAAAGAGGCTGAAGTTGAAGCAAGCGAAAGATGGGAAAGTGAAAGGTGATAATTTTGATGCTTATTCTGATGCGGGTTGGTCTCGCGAATTGGGGCCTTCTACGGAGATTTCGGATAAGAGAGTGATTTGGGATGAATCAGGGCATGATTATGGTGTTTTTGTGAAGGAAGTAGGAGGTTTGAGAGGTAGGGCTGATAGTGCTAGATCAAGGGAAGAAGCTTTTGATGGACATATGGCAATTGGTAGGGTTTTGTATGAACATCAATTGTTTAAGGAGGCTTTGATTAGTTTCAAGAGGGCCTGTGAATTGCAACCTGTTGATGTTAGACCTCATTTTAGAGCCGGTAATTGTTTTTATGTTCTTGGAAAGTATAAGGAGGCTAAGGATGAGTTTTTGTTGGCTCTTGAATCTGCTGTGGCTGGTGGGAACCAATGGGCTTATTTGTTGCCGCAGATTTATGTTAATCTTGGTATTTCGTTGGAAGGAGAAGGTATGGTATTGAGTGCATGTGAGTATTATAGGGAGGCTGCAATTGCTTGTCCTACACATTTTAGAGCTTTGAAACTCTTAGGTAGTGCTCTTTTCGGTGTGGGGGAATATAAAGCTGCTGTGAAGGCACTTGATGAGGCTATTTTCATGAAGCCGGATTATGCTGACGCACATTGTGATCGGGCTTCGGCATTGCATGCTATGGGTGACAATGAGAGGGCGATTGAGGTTTTTCAGAAGGCTATTGATTTGAAACCGGGTCATGTTGATGCTCTTTATAATTTAGGTGGTTTATATATGGACCTTGGTCGGTTCCAGAGGGCTACTGAGATGTATACGAGGGTTTTGGCTGTGTGGCCAAATCATTGGCGGGCGCAGTTAAACAAGGCGGTGTCATTGTTGGGAGCCGGTGAGAACGAAGAAGCCAAAAGAGCTTTGAAGGAAGCATTGAAAATGACAAATAGGGTTGAGTTACACGACGCAATATCACATTTGAAGCAGCTGCAGAAAAAGAAGAACAAGCCTAATGGGGCTATTCCTGGAGAATCACCATTTGTCATAATTGAACCATCTAAGTTTAAGACAGTTGGAGAAAAGACTACTGTGCGGCAGGACCTGGCCAGTGCTTTGCAAATCAGAGCACTTCAGAAGGTTGCAAGGTTGAGTCGTTGCAATGTGGAGCTTTTGAAGAAGGAAATGAGCGAACGTGATGTGCCGGTGTCCTATTCTGGCAGTGGAGTGCCTCAAAAATCCATTCGGAAACCAAACTTAGAAGAAATTCTCCGCAAATTGCTTAGTTTTCTGAAGCCCGACACTTTTCAAGGTGCTGTGAAAGCCATAAATGAGAGGATTCTTTCTGTTTTGGACGAAAGCGATTCAGGCAGGTTAGATCTTGGAATGTTCTATGCTATTCTTGCTCCCATTTGTGGCGGTCCTGCAGAGAGACGCAAAAGGGTCGCCTTCGATGCACTGTTATGGCGTCCGATGAACGAAGACGGTGCTAATTTAAGGAAAGCCGATGCTACCAGATACATCAAGTTGTTAAGAGCTATTTATATTCCTTCGCAAGGTGTTAGTGAATTAATGGAGGTTCATGGAGACTTAGACACTTCAATGGTGTCTTTCTCTGAGTTTCAAGTTATGTTTGATGATCCAGATTGGGGTTTCGGTATTATGCCCACCTTAATTAAACTAGAAACAGGAGATAGAAACCGACATGGCAAGACAATGTGCGCGGTTTGCCGCTACCCGATTATAGGTTCACGCTTTAAGGAGATAAAATGTCATTTTAGTTTGTGTAGTCAATGCTACAGTGAGGGAAAGGTGCCATCTACATTTAAGCAGGAAGAATACAGATTTAAGGAGTATGGAAATGAGGGTGAAGCCATGAAAGATAAGTGTACGTGCTTTAACTTGCAATCGCGTAATGAAAAGTAG
- the LOC131595825 gene encoding mitochondrial import receptor subunit TOM9-2-like has product MVKRLPSTSRVSESPVVRRTKEAASDAVFVAKKLLRSTGKAAWIAGTSFLILVVPLIVAMDREQQINELESQQANILGTPSSHSLPLTN; this is encoded by the coding sequence ATGGTGAAGCGTTTACCATCGACGTCCAGGGTTTCCGAATCGCCCGTAGTCCGCCGCACGAAGGAAGCCGCCTCCGACGCCGTCTTCGTCGCAAAGAAGCTTCTCCGCAGCACCGGCAAGGCAGCATGGATCGCCGGAACCAGTTTCCTCATCCTCGTTGTCCCTCTCATCGTTGCCATGGACCGTGAGCAGCAGATCAATGAACTCGAATCGCAACAGGCTAACATCCTTGGAACTCCCTCTTCTCATTCCCTTCCCCTTACTAACTAA
- the LOC131595824 gene encoding 31 kDa ribonucleoprotein, chloroplastic has protein sequence MATAAAGIASLFSSSINTVKSPRSKTFSTDTSSYRIFASLTSQSSVEPLCIGTTISSHKLWMPRFSVAVAQDEAVVAVDDEEKAVVEEEEKEQEQAQEEKESGGEIVAEVDTRTKLYFGNLPYSVDSAQLAGLIEDFGSAELIEVLYDRDTGKSRGFAFVTMSCVEDCNAVIKNLDGKEFMGRTLRVNFSDKPKPKEPLYPETEFKLFVGNLSWTVTSESLTEAFQEHGTVVGARVLYDGETGKSRGYGFVSYANRSEMEAALTIMNDVELDGRTLRVSLAQGKRS, from the exons ATGGCTACTGCTGCTGCAGGCATAGCCTCCTTGTTTTCATCTTCCATCAACACTGTCAAATCTCCACGTTCCAAAACCTTCTCAACAGATACATCCTCATACCGCATTTTTGCATCTCTTACatcacaatcctcagttgaaccTTTGTGCATTGGTACAACAATCTCATCACACAAGTTATGGATGCCTAGATTTTCTGTTGCTGTTGCTCAGGATGAGGCTGTTGTGGCTGTTGATGATGAAGAGAAGGCTGTGGTAGAGGAGGAAgaaaaagaacaagaacaagcaCAAGAAGAGAAGGAGAGTGGAGGGGAGATTGTTGCAGAAGTAGATACTAGGACTAAGCTTTATTTTGGGAATTTGCCTTACAGTGTTGATAGTGCACAACTTGCAGGGCTAATTGAGGATTTTGGTAGCGCAGAACTAATTGAG GTTCTTTACGACAGGGACACTGGAAAAAGTAGAGGCTTTGCATTTGTGACCATGAGTTGTGTTGAAGATTGTAATGCAGTAATCAAAAATCTTGATGGAAAA GAGTTCATGGGGCGAACCTTGCGGGTGAATTTCTCAGACAAACCGAAGCCAAAAGAACCGTTGTACCCTGAAaccgaattcaagctttttgTTGGGAACTTGTCTTGGACAGTAACTTCTGAGAGTCTGACAGAAGCCTTTCAAGAACACGGAACCGTGGTTGGAGCTAGGGTGTTATATGATGGAGAAACCGGAAAGTCTCGCGGCTATGGCTTTGTTTCCTATGCCAATAGATCAGAAATGGAAGCTGCTCTTACAATCATGAATGATGTG GAGCTAGACGGCCGGACATTGCGCGTAAGTTTGGCGCAAGGAAAACGATCATAA
- the LOC131595826 gene encoding uncharacterized protein LOC131595826 isoform X1: MEAHRPYCQGSTFLGYLPRPPQPRYCPCPWRPSHTKPLSHSRISFSSNNFPRWDSTDPFRPSNFSFNNARTKPLEEEDDDDDEDDDGYGKKRRWWSDESAEETEEGYSGTWEDALDSLWILKIFKSYGWTLPVIVASWLLSTGPKAFLMALAIPLGQSALTLAFEKLWGRTESKPKRKYKTKRKRRNVNDTRFDEEPDEENQKTSTRKAGVQSWVVENDGSVDSGSRNAPSFGGWDDLERPRSTRRKSQTKKGSQRMTMEGGRLSRRERKSDTPLLVRLLIAIFPFLGSWTKML, translated from the exons ATGGAAGCTCATCGTCCCTACTGCCAAGGTTCCACATTCCTCGGTTACCTTCCCCGACCACCTCAACCTCGTTACTGTCCTTGTCCATGGCGACCCTCTCACACCAAACCCCTTTCTCATTCTCGCATCTCTTTTTCCTCCAACAACTTCCCACGTTGGGATTCCACTGATCCTTTTCGACCCTCAAATTTCAGCTTCAACAATGCTAGAACCAAGCCTCTAGAAGAAgaagacgatgatgatgatgaagatgatgatggataTGGGAAGAAGAGGAGGTGGTGGTCTGATGAGTCTGCAGAAGAAACTGAGGAAGGATATAGTGGAACTTGGGAAGATGCTTTAGATAGTTTGTGGATTCTCAAG ATTTTTAAATCCTATGGTTGGACGCTGCCTGTCATCGTCGCGTCATGGTTGCTTTCCACTGGTCCAAAAGCTTTCCTCATGGCATTAGCAATCCCTCTCGGTCAGTCAGCACTTACACTAGCATTTGAGAAATTATGGGGACGGACCGAGAGCAAACCAAAGCGTAAATACAAGACGAAGAGGAAACGCAGAAATGTAAATGACACCCGATTTGACGAAGAACCTGATGAAGAAAACCAGAAGACCAGTACAAGGAAGGCAGGGGTGCAGTCGTGGGTTGTTGAGAACGACGGTTCAGTTGACAGTGGTAGCCGAAATGCACCGAGTTTTGGTGGATGGGATGACTTGGAGAGACCTAGGTCAACAAGAAGGAAATCTCAAACAAAGAAAGGGTCACAAAGGATGACCATGGAAGGGGGTAGGTTGAGTAGGAGGGAAAGAAAAAGTGACACACCTCTTTTGGTTCGATTGCTTATTGCTATTTTTCCATTTTTAGGTTCATGGACAAAGATGCTGTAA
- the LOC131595826 gene encoding uncharacterized protein LOC131595826 isoform X2, whose translation MEAHRPYCQGSTFLGYLPRPPQPRYCPCPWRPSHTKPLSHSRISFSSNNFPRWDSTDPFRPSNFSFNNARTKPLEEEDDDDDEDDDGYGKKRRWWSDESAEETEEGYSGTWEDALDSLWILKIFKSYGWTLPVIVASWLLSTGPKAFLMALAIPLGQSALTLAFEKLWGRTESKPKRKYKTKRKRRNVNDTRFDEEPDEENQKTSTRKAGVQSWVVENDGSVDSGSRNAPSFGGWDDLERPRSTRRKSQTKKGSQRMTMEGGSWTKML comes from the exons ATGGAAGCTCATCGTCCCTACTGCCAAGGTTCCACATTCCTCGGTTACCTTCCCCGACCACCTCAACCTCGTTACTGTCCTTGTCCATGGCGACCCTCTCACACCAAACCCCTTTCTCATTCTCGCATCTCTTTTTCCTCCAACAACTTCCCACGTTGGGATTCCACTGATCCTTTTCGACCCTCAAATTTCAGCTTCAACAATGCTAGAACCAAGCCTCTAGAAGAAgaagacgatgatgatgatgaagatgatgatggataTGGGAAGAAGAGGAGGTGGTGGTCTGATGAGTCTGCAGAAGAAACTGAGGAAGGATATAGTGGAACTTGGGAAGATGCTTTAGATAGTTTGTGGATTCTCAAG ATTTTTAAATCCTATGGTTGGACGCTGCCTGTCATCGTCGCGTCATGGTTGCTTTCCACTGGTCCAAAAGCTTTCCTCATGGCATTAGCAATCCCTCTCGGTCAGTCAGCACTTACACTAGCATTTGAGAAATTATGGGGACGGACCGAGAGCAAACCAAAGCGTAAATACAAGACGAAGAGGAAACGCAGAAATGTAAATGACACCCGATTTGACGAAGAACCTGATGAAGAAAACCAGAAGACCAGTACAAGGAAGGCAGGGGTGCAGTCGTGGGTTGTTGAGAACGACGGTTCAGTTGACAGTGGTAGCCGAAATGCACCGAGTTTTGGTGGATGGGATGACTTGGAGAGACCTAGGTCAACAAGAAGGAAATCTCAAACAAAGAAAGGGTCACAAAGGATGACCATGGAAGGGG GTTCATGGACAAAGATGCTGTAA